The Halomicronema hongdechloris C2206 genome includes a window with the following:
- a CDS encoding carbohydrate ABC transporter permease yields the protein MQRLWSWLNGGLLLIGAVIVLWPLAIMVLTSLAPAGTALGTIPAGWTLEHYREAWTRGRFLLAFANSTLVALAVTAAQIITSALAGYALARLSFRGRQLVLLAVLATLIIPFQLLVIPVFLVLKWGHLINTYWALILPTAANGFGIFLLRQYFQTIPVELEEAAALDGANLLQILWEVMLPLARPALVTLFLFTFIGEWNDLFKPLIFTTRPELQTVQLALASFQEQFTNDWPLLMAAVVIATVPVVLLFLVGQRQFIQGIATTGVKQE from the coding sequence ATGCAGCGCCTATGGTCTTGGCTGAATGGAGGGCTGCTGCTGATCGGGGCCGTTATCGTGCTGTGGCCCTTGGCAATTATGGTGTTGACGTCTTTGGCCCCTGCCGGGACCGCGCTAGGCACTATCCCTGCTGGCTGGACCCTAGAGCACTACCGAGAAGCCTGGACCCGAGGACGCTTCCTACTCGCCTTTGCCAACTCTACCCTGGTGGCCTTGGCTGTGACTGCGGCTCAGATCATCACCTCAGCCTTGGCGGGCTATGCCCTGGCCCGGCTGTCTTTTCGGGGTCGCCAGCTGGTCTTGCTGGCAGTGTTGGCCACCCTGATCATCCCCTTTCAATTGTTAGTGATTCCCGTCTTCCTGGTGCTGAAATGGGGCCATTTGATCAATACTTACTGGGCCTTGATTTTGCCGACGGCGGCCAATGGCTTTGGCATTTTCTTGCTGCGCCAATATTTTCAGACGATTCCGGTTGAGTTGGAGGAAGCGGCAGCCTTAGACGGCGCCAATCTGCTGCAGATTCTCTGGGAGGTGATGTTGCCCTTGGCCCGGCCTGCCCTAGTCACGCTGTTTCTGTTTACCTTTATTGGGGAATGGAATGATCTGTTTAAGCCCCTGATCTTTACCACCCGTCCAGAATTGCAAACTGTGCAATTGGCGTTGGCCTCTTTTCAGGAGCAATTCACCAATGACTGGCCCCTGCTGATGGCAGCGGTGGTGATCGCCACGGTGCCGGTGGTGCTGTTATTCCTGGTGGGTCAGCGCCAATTTATTCAAGGGATTGCCACCACCGGGGTCAAACAAGAATAA